The genomic region TCTTAACCCTTTCCTCTTCCTCTTTGGTCAAATCCATACTTCTAACCATTTTACCTTGTTCTAAGTGAACCTTAACTCTTTCCAAAATATCAAGCTCTATTTTGGAATCTTTATCTCCAGATCTTGCTAACTTTATGATCTTATCTATTCTTCTCTGAACGATTTCCAAATCAGACAAAATTAACTCCAAATTTATAATTTCTATATCATCTAATGGATCAACTTGACCATTAACATGAACGATATTGCTATCTTCAAAACATCTTACAACATGAACTATTGCCTCAACTTCACGAATATGGGATAAAAATTTATTTCCAAGTCCCTCTCCTTGACTAGCTCCCTTAACTAATCCAGCAATATCATAAAATTCAATTGAAGCGTAAACCTTTTTCTTAGTATCATATATCTTTTCTAATTCATCCAACCTATTATCAGGCACTGTAACAATACCTACATTAGGCTCTATAGTACAAAATGGATAATTAGCAGATTCTGCTCCTGCCTTAGTGATAGCATTAAACAAAGTGCTTTTACCAACGTTTGGTAAACCAACAATACCTAATTTCATAAAAAACTACCTTTCTACATTAATTTTTAACATATATTTACACTTATTTATCAAATTAAATAAAGACATACTAAAACAATAAAATTTAAATTTATTAAATGGAGGATTTAAAATGAAAAAAAATATTATCACTTCATTTCTAATATTAACCAGTTTAATATCAACAAATTTCATTCATATAAAAACCAAAACATCATATAGTATCACAGCTAACTGTTCAAATTTAAACCCAAGTACTCAGGAACTAGACTGGTACATAGTCCCAAATAAAGAACATATATCTCCTGAACCAAATAAAAACGCTATACCTATATTAAATAATTTCTCAGGCTACTATTTAGGAGACACTGAAAAGAAAATACTCTATCTAACATTCGATGAGGGATATGAAAATGGCTATACATCTAAAATACTTGATATATTAAAAAATCAAAATGTACCAGCTGCATTTTTTGTTGTAAAACCTTATATTAAAACAAATAAAGATCTAATATTAAGAATGATGAATGAAGGTCACTTAGTATGTAATCACTCCTCCTCACATCCCTCAATGGCAAAAGTAACAGACCCTGAAAAATTTAAAAAAGAATTTACAGATGTAGAAGAAGAATACAAAAAAATAACAAATACTGATATGCCTAAATATTTTCGGCCACCTATGGGCAAATTTAGTGAATATTCTATGAAACTTACAAATGATCTTGGATATAAAAGTATATTTTGGAGTTTAGCTTACAAAGATTTTGATGTTAAAAACCAACCATCAAAAGAAATGGCTAAAGATAAAATTTTAAGTAGAATACACAACGGATCTATAATCCTATTACATGCAGTATCAAAAACTAATACTGAAATATTGGAAGAAATAATACTTGAATTAAAATCTCAAGGATACGAATTTAGACCTCTAACAGATTTCTAATTCAAGATTCATCTTTAACATATCCCATAATTAACCAAAATGCAATTCCAATTAAGCTTGGCGTATACAATAATACAGACTCAAACATACCTATGAATAAAAAACTCAATACAGCAGAATATAAAACTATATAATTAAATTTATCAATATTTTTTTTAAGTATCGTATACACCTTAACAAGATAGACAGATATAAATGAAACAAAGAGAATCAACGCTATAATACCATAAGATAGCAAAATATCAAGAAAAGTATTATGAGTTCCACCTTCTCTGACCCCAGACAAAAATCTTATAGTACTGTTAGCTAAAATATTTATCGAAT from Candidatus Arthromitus sp. SFB-mouse-Japan harbors:
- the ychF gene encoding redox-regulated ATPase YchF gives rise to the protein MKLGIVGLPNVGKSTLFNAITKAGAESANYPFCTIEPNVGIVTVPDNRLDELEKIYDTKKKVYASIEFYDIAGLVKGASQGEGLGNKFLSHIREVEAIVHVVRCFEDSNIVHVNGQVDPLDDIEIINLELILSDLEIVQRRIDKIIKLARSGDKDSKIELDILERVKVHLEQGKMVRSMDLTKEEEERVKKYFLITSKKTLYACNISEDEFINKIENDMVKKVKEFALNEKSEAITLCAKFEEELSSLDEDDRSQMMEEYDIKESGLDQLIVKSYSLLGLISYLTAGVQEVRAWTITEGTKAPQAAGKIHSDIERGFIRAEVISYDKMIECKSEVAAKEKGYYRLEGKEYVVRDGDIINFRFNV
- the pdaA gene encoding delta-lactam-biosynthetic de-N-acetylase produces the protein MKKNIITSFLILTSLISTNFIHIKTKTSYSITANCSNLNPSTQELDWYIVPNKEHISPEPNKNAIPILNNFSGYYLGDTEKKILYLTFDEGYENGYTSKILDILKNQNVPAAFFVVKPYIKTNKDLILRMMNEGHLVCNHSSSHPSMAKVTDPEKFKKEFTDVEEEYKKITNTDMPKYFRPPMGKFSEYSMKLTNDLGYKSIFWSLAYKDFDVKNQPSKEMAKDKILSRIHNGSIILLHAVSKTNTEILEEIILELKSQGYEFRPLTDF